TCTTCGACAAGACCGGGCGCAGCCCCATCAGCAGCGCCAGCTCCCGGTTCGGTTCGGTGAAGTCGATGCGCAGGCTTCGCGGCCCGGTCTGGCGGATCGACTTCACCTTTTTCCAGGCGGTCTGATAGCGCGGACCGCCCGCGGTGCCGATCGTCTCGAAGGACCAGATCACATCTTCGACGGTGACCGGGCTGCCATCGGAAAACCGTGCCTCGGGGCGCAGGGTGAAGGCGACCGAGGACCGGCTGGCATCGGTCTCGATGGTTTCGGCCAGAAGCCCGTAAAGGCTGAAGGGCTCGTCAAAGCTGCGCAGCATCAGCGATTCGGTGACATAGCCCGAAATCCCCTGGGCGGGACGGCCCTGCAGGATCCAGGGGTTGAGCGAATCGAACCTGCCCGGTTCGCCCATCCGCATCCGGCCGCCAAAGGGGGCTTCGGGGTTGGCATAGGGCAGGGACATCCGTGCGGGATCGAGTGCGGGCAGGCCCTGCATGGCGATTCCGGTCATCGGTTCGGCCTGCACCGAAAAGCCTGCCGAAACACCGCCAAAAGCCAATATCACAAGGGCGAGAGCGCGGAAAAACACCGATCCCTGCATCGCAACAATCTCCCGTTTGCCTGTCTTTTCAGGCGCCAAGCTAGCGCCTGCCGCAGGCACAGGCAAACTTTTCCCTTGGAAGCAGCGTCATACGGGGCTATAAAGGGATCACTGCTCGATAGGTTTCTTGCCTGTATGAAACCTGCCTCATGACTTGACGCCCGCCTTGCGCGGGAGTCTTTTTCTTTTGGCGCCTCTCTTCGCAGTTGCAGAACCGTGGGATGGGGTTACTTCTTTCTGCGCAACAGCTGGAGGAGGGAACCATGAGCCTGAAGGGCAAGACGGCGGTGATCACCGGATCCAATTCGGGGATCGGGCTTGGGGTGGCGCGCGAACTGGCGCGGGCCGGGGCCGATGTGGTGCTGAACTCCTTCACCGATCGCCCCGAGGATCATGCCCTGGCCGCAGCGCTTGGCGCCGAATTCGGGGTGACGGCGCGCTACATCAAGGCCGACATGTCGCAGGGCGCGGAGTGCCGGGCGCTGGTGGCGCAGGCGGGACGCTGCGACATTCTGGTGAACAATGCGGGCATCCAGCATGTGGCGCCGGTCGATCAGTTCCCGGTCGAGAAATGGGATGCCATCATCGCGATCAATCTCAGCTCGGCCTTTCACACCACGGCGGCGGCCTTGCCGCTGATGCGGGCGGCGGGCTGGGGGCGGGTGGTCAACATCGCCTCGGCGCATGGGCTGACCGCCTCGCCGTTCAAATCGGCCTATGTGGCGGCCAAGCATGGCATTGTCGGCTTCACCAAGACGGTGGCGCTGGAAACCGCCGAGGAGCCGATCACCTGCAATGCGATCTGTCCGGGCTATGTGCTGACGCCACTGGTCGAGGCGCAGATCCCCGATCAGATGAAGGTGCACGGGATGGACCGCGAGACGGTGATCCGCGAGGTGATGCTGACGCGGCAACCCTCGAAGCAGTTCGCCACGGTCGAGCAACTGGGGGGAACGACGGTCTTCCTGTGTGCCGAGGCGGCGGCGCAGATCACCGGCACGACGATTTCTGTGGATGGCGGCTGGACGGCGCTGTGAGAGATTGCGCCTCGGGGCAAGCCCGAGGCGACCCGCCGCGGGCTCCGCCCCGGACCCCCGAGGTATTTCAGGCAAGATGAAAGAGGGGCGCTCAGGCGGCCTTCTTCGCCGCCTTGCCCGGTGTCTCGGGCTTCTTGTCGGCCGGATAGACGAGCCCGGCCGAGATGATCAGCTTGGCGGCATCCTCGACCGACATGTCGAGATAGGTGATCTGGCTTTCCGGCAAATAGAGCAGAAACCCCGAGGTCGGGTTCGGCGTCGTCGGCAGGAAGACCGAGATCAGCGGATCTTCCGCCTCCCCCTGCAGCGCAATCTCGCCCTTGGCCCGGGCCGAGACGAAGGCGATCGCCTTCAGCCCCGGGCGGGGATAGTCGATCAGGCAGGCGCGGTCGAATTTCGTGTCGCCCTGGCTCAGCACGGTTTCGGCGATCTGCTTCACGCCGTTGTAGACAGAGCGCACCACCGGCATCCGGTCCACCAGCGCCTCGCCGAAGCGGATCACCGCGCGGCCGATGAAATTGCGCGCCAAGGCCCCGACGGTGATGGTGAAAAGCAGGAAGATCACCACCCCCACGCCGCGCAGATTGGTGCCGACATAGGTTTCGGGGCGCATATGCGCGGGGATGAAGGGCAGCACCCAGCTGTCGACCATGCCGGCGAGCGTCCACATCAGCCACAGCGTCGCGGCGATCGGCGCAATGACGATCAGCCCGGTCAGGAAGGACGCCCTCAGCCCGGCCAGAACGCCCCGCTTGTGCGGCTGCGGCATGAGCGAGAGCTGTTCTTGCGGCGTCGGATGCGGGTCATGCTCGGTCATGCTGGGCCTCGTGGTTGCGCAAGAAGTAGGGACCGCAGGCGGCGGGCGCAATGCGCCCGTCACCGTTCGGCGGCGATTTCGCGGGCAATGGCGGCGCCAAGGCGGGCATTGTTCAAAACAAGGGCGATATTGGCCGCAAGCGAGCGTCCCTCGGTCAGTTCGAAGATCCGCGAGAGCAGGAAGGGCGTGACCGCCTTGGCGGCGATGCCCTGCGCCGCCGCCTCGGCCAGCGCGGTCTCGATCACCGGCACGATCGCCTCGCGGGGGATCTCGGCCTCGGGCGGGATCGGATTGGCGACAAGCTGGCCGCCCGCAAGGCCAAGACGGGCGCGCAGCAGATGGGCGCGGGCGATCTCGGCGGCGGTTTCGGCGCGCAGCGGTGCGCGCAGGCCCGAGCTGCGCGACCAGAAGGCGGGGAAGTCGTCCTGACCGAAGGCGATTACGGGAACGCCATTCGTTTCAAGAACTTCCAGGGTCTTGTTCAGATCAAGGATGGCCTTGGCCCCGGCCGCGACGACGGTGACGGGGGTCAGGCCCAGCTCGGTCAGATCGGCGGAGATGTCGAAGCTCTCCTCGGCGCCGCGGTGCACGCCGCCGATGCCGCCGGTGGCGAAAACCGCGATCCCGGCCAGATGCGCGCAGATCATCGTGGCGGCCACCGTGGTGGCGCCGATGCCCCCGCTGGCCAGACAAAAGGCCAGATCGGCGCGCGAGAGCTTCATCACCCCCGTCGCCCGGGCCAGGGCTTCCAGCTCTGCCCCGGTCAGGCCGATGTGGATCCGCCCGCCCATCACCGCGATCGTCGCCGGGGTGGCGCCGGCGCTGCGGACCTCGGCCTCGACCCGGCGGGCGGTCTCGAGGTTTTGCGGAAACGGCATGCCGTGGGTGATGATCGTGCTTTCCAGCGCGACGACCGGGCGGCCTGCGTCCAGCGCGGCGCGGACTTCGGGGGAAAAGGCAAGCGGCAGGGCGGTCATGTCGGTTTGTCTCCGGAGACGTAGCGAGCGGCGGCGGCAAGGGCGCGGTCAAGGGCGGTCTCGCGGTCCGCGCCTTCGCGCTCGGCCACCAGATGGGCGGCCATGAAAGTGTCGCCCGCGCCGGTGACGCGGGTGACCAGAACCTCGGGCGGGGTGGCGGTGATGACGCCTTGTCCGCGCGAGCCATCGGCGGCGGCGCTGCCGCCATCCGTGACAAGGACATGGCTGGCGCCGCGGGAAAGCAACCCCTCGGCCGCGGCTTCGGCGGTGGTGAAGTCGCGCTGGCAGAGGATGCCCGCCTCTTCGCGGTTCACATAGATCGTCGCGCGGGGATGGGGCAGCAGCGGCGCCAGCCGTTCGGCCTTGCCGGGGCTGGCGGGGGCGACGCGCAGATCGGCGCGGGCAAAAAGCGGCGAACGCGCGATCTCGGCCAGCAGCGCCTGGGTCAGGTTGCCATCCAGCGCCACCGGCCCCGCCCAGGGCTGCGCGGCGCTGCCCAGACGGCCATCGGTCAACGGGCGCAGGATCTTGTCGCCCGCCGCCTCGAGGCTGTGCGCATCGGCAATGGCGGCGATCAGCCCGTTCGCCCCCTCGATCGCCATGTAGCGGTCGGTGGGCAGATCGTCCGAGCGATAGAGGAACCGGCAGTCGATCCCCATCAGCTCGGCCGACTGGATCAGCTCGGCCCCCTGCGTGTCGCGACCGATTGCCGTCAGGATGGCCGGGCGCAGCCCGAAGCGGGTCAGCGTCATCGCGATGTTCATCGCCACGCCGCCGGGCAGGCGGGTGATCCGCCCGGGCACGTCGGAGCCCGCGCGCATGTGCACCGGCGCGCGGCCGATGATGTCCCACAGGACCGAGCCGATGCAAAGAATGTCGGGAGTGTCTTTCATGGTCCCTTGGTGCTACGGCTTCGCGGAGGGCGCAAGGGGGGGCGCTGCCCCCTCGGCGCTTTCGCGCCTCTCCCCCGGGATATTTGCAGCAAGATAAAGGAACACCGATTTATCTTGCGCCAAATATCCCCGCCGGAGGCTTCGGCCGTCAAAGACCGGCGCGGGGGCTTGCCAGACGGGCGGGGCTGGTCTATAGGGCGCGCACTTCACAGGCGGAGGCGGGCCAACGGCGGGAGACATCCCCGTTCGGTCCACCGGTTGGGGGCAACCCTGAAATTCCTCCGCTCAGGCGCAAACCGGAAAGGAAATGGACCATGGCGCTTCCCGATTTCTCGCTGCGTCAGCTTCTTGAAGCTGGCGTTCACTACGGCCACCAGACGCAACGCTGGAACCCGCGCATGGCGGAGTTCATCTATGGCGAGCGGAACGGCATCCATATCATCGACCTGACCCAGACCGTGCCGATGCTCGACGCGGCGCTGAACGTGGTCCGTGACACCGTCGCCAAGGGCGGCCGCGTGCTCTTTGTCGGCACCAAGCGTCAGGCTGCGAAAGCCGTCGCCGATGCCGCGGAAAAATGCGCGCAATACTACATGAACCACCGCTGGCTGGGTGGCACGCTGACGAACTGGAAGACCGTGTCGCAGTCGATCGCCCGTCTGAAGCAGATCGACGAGATCATGGCCTCGGGCGCCGAAGGCCTGACCAAGAAAGAACGTCTGGGCATGGAACGCGAGCAGGCCAAGCTGCAGGCCTCGCTGGGCGGGATCCGCGAAATGGGCGGTCTGCCGGACCTGCTCTTCGTGATCGACGTGTCGAAGGAAGACCTCGCCATCCTCGAAGCGCAGAAGCTGGGCATCCCGGTCGTGGCCGTGGTCGACACCAACTGCTCGCCCAAGGGCGTGGACTACATCATCCCCGGCAACGATGACGCCGCCCGCGCCATCGCGCTTTACTGCGACCTCGTCTCGCGCGCGGCGCTGGACGGCATGAGCGCCCAGATGGGCGCCGCCGGTGTCGACCTGGGCGCGCTGGAAGAAGCCCCGGTCGAGGACGTCGCCGAGGCCTGAGGCCCGGCCGTCACACAAGCTTCATCGGGCGGGGGTAACCCCGCCCTCACCTCATTCCAAGGAGAGTTCCCATGGCTGTCACCGCTCAGATGGTGAAAGAACTGCGCGAGACCACCGGCGCCGGCATGATGGACGCGAAGAAGGCGCTGACCGAATGCGACGGCAACATGGATGCCGCCATCGACTGGCTGCGCACCAAGGGCCTGGCGAAAGCCGCGAAAAAGGCCGACCGCGTTGCCGCCGAGGGTCTGATCGGCGTCGCCGTGACCACCGGCCGCGGTGTCGCGATCGAGATCAACTCGGAAACCGACTTCGTGGCGAAGAACACCGATTTCCAGGCGCTGGTGCGCGACGTGGCGAAAACCGCGCTGGAAGTGGGCGAATCGGTCGAAGTGGTGAAAGCCGCGGCGCTGAACGGCAAGACCGTTGACGAAGTGCTTGGCGAAGCCATCGCCCGCATCGGCGAGAACATGACCTTCCGCCGCCTGCACATTCTGGAAGGCGACACCATCGTTTCCTATGTCCACAATGCCGCCGCCCCGGAAATGGGCAAGATCGGCGTTCTGGTCGCGCTGAAGGGCGATGCCGCCAAGGCGCAGGAAATCGGCAAGCAATTCGCGATGCATATCGCGGCGACCGCGCCGATCTCGCTGAACGAGGCCAGCCTTGATCCGGCCGTGCTGGAGCGCGAGCTGCAGGTGCAGACCGCCAAGGCGCTGGAAGAGAACGCCACCTCGGCCAAGCCGAAGCCCGAGCAGGTGATCCACAACAACATCATCCCGGGCCGGATGAAGAAGTTCCTCGAGGAAGTGACCCTCGTGAACCAGAAATTCGTGATGAACCCCGATGTGACCGTGGCCCAGGCCGCGACCGAGGCGGGCGTGGAAATCACCGGCTTCGCGCGTCTTGCCGTGGGCGAAGGCGTCGAGAAGAAGGAAGAGGATTTCGCCGCCGAAGTGGCGAAGATGGTCGGCGCGTAGGCGCTGCCCCCTCGGCCAAGACAGCGCCGCCCTTCGGGGCGGCGTTTTTGTTACGATGTGGGCATTTGCGGCGCCCTGAACCGTCAGGGCGCGCTTTCCTGCATATCTTGTGCATGAAATTGAAACGGCCCAGACGGGTGACTATAAACCCGCTGGGCCGTACCGGAAAACCGGTGGGATCTCGCCGGATCAATCTTCGACTGCTTCCCTGTTCCTGGCCGAAGCCACCACTCACGGAACACGTGTATCTAAGGCATTTCCCATGGATTCGGAGTAGTCAGGTATTCCTTACCATGCCAGAATGTCGCAGCCCCCGGGGCCGCTCGACCGGCTCAGGGGGCCGAGGTGATGAAAAGCTGCTTCTGCATCGACGCCTTGAGCAGCGCCTGCGCGGTGGTTTCGACCTCGAGCGCCTCGCGGGCGAGGCGCAGATGTTTCTCGACCGTGGCCGTGGTCGGGCCGAGGATCTGCGCGATATCGGCCGAGGTCTTGCCGTCGCCGACCCATTCCAGCACCTCGCGCTGACGCGAGGTCAGCGGCCGACGGGTGGTCGAAAAGGGCAGGGCGCTGATTTTCAGATGCATGATCGAATTCAGCACCCGCAGGTCACGCCCATGCTCCTCCCAGATCGCGTCGACATCGGCCTGGGTCAGGCCGGGCTGCGCGCAAAGGCCGATCGCCCCCTTGGCGCGGGCGGAGGTGTCGGGAAAGCCGATCGAATAGCCCGCCAGAACCTGAAAACGGCGGTTGAGGTCGATCACCCTGCGCTCGCCTTCGGTCAGCTCGCCCGCGGCCATCCGTTCGGCGACGACGCGCCACGAACAGGCCCCCACCGAGTCGAGGGCCCATTTCACCATCGGCGCCTCCGAAAAGAGACCGGCGCCGAGGAAGGAATTCAGATAGGCCGGATCGTGGTTGGACAGGATCAGCGTATCATCGAGCGAGCCGAGATTCTGCGTCGCGCGGAACCGGGTGAACCCGTAGATCAGACGGTCGAAGCCGAACTTGGCCATCTGCGCACAATGCATGCTCCAGATGGTCGCGACATCATCGGCGACCAGAAGTTGTTCAAGATGATCCAGCATTGCGCGCGTCTCACACCTCGCAAGCTTGCACAGATCACGGTTTTGCCATGTGTCGCCCCCTTGGCGCAAGTGTGTTCCGCCCCGCGGCGCAGGGCATGTCACAAGGTCGCAGACTGCACCATCCCCAAAGGATCTGTGCAATTATGCTTTTTTACCAAGCGTTTAAGTTTCGACCTTCACACGGCGAAACCGCTGTTGGCGGCCTTGGCGCGCAGCATCGGCACCAGGGCAGACAGATCATAGCCCGCATTTTGGGCAGTTTGCAAAATCTCGTCGAGGGGGCGTCGTCCGGCCTGGCTCAGGGCCCACAGATGCGAGGAGCGCGTCCCGGACCGGCACCAGGCCAGAACCGGAGCTTCGGCCGCGGCAAGGGCGGCTTCGAAAGCGGCGATCAGATCGGCGCTCAGTTCCCCCGGATAATAGGGCAGATGCACATAGGACAGCCCCGCGGCGGCGGCGGCCTCCTGCAGCGCGGCATTGAGACCGGCGTCGACCTCTTCATCCGGGCGATTGTTGATCAGCGTGCGAAAGCCGAGGCGGGCGGCCTCGGCAATATCGTCAAGGGCGATCTGCGGCGCCACAGCGAAATCGGGCGTCAGGGTACGCAGGTCCATGTCTTCCTCCGGCAAGTTCCGTGGCCACTCTGGACCGCGCTGCCGACAGGTGCAAGGGGCTCAGGGCAGCTCCGGGATCGCTTTGGTCGCGGCGCGGGTCAGATCGGGGATCAGCCAGTCTGCGGCCGTGAAATCGTCGCCGCGGGTGTATTCCGAAGGCGTCAGAACCACCCGAAGCTCGGCCGCCTTGGCCGAGGCGAGACCGGCACGGCTGTCCTCGAAGGCCAGGCACGCCGCGGGCGGCAGTCCAAGACCCTGCAAAGCCAGCAGATAGACATCGGGGGCGGGTTTCTTCTGCGCCACCTCGTCCCCGGCGGCGATCACCTCGAAGATGTCCCCGGCAGGCCTGCGGAAGGTGGCGGCGATCAGCGCATCCACATTTGCCCGCGTGGTCGTGGTGGCGATGGCGAGACGAAGTCCCGAAGCTTTTGCCCGGTCGATCAGCGCCGCGACACCGGGCAGCAGGCCGACCTGACCCGAGGCGATGATCTCGACATAGCGTTGCGTCTTCGCTTGGTGCAGCGCGGCGATGTCCACATCGGAGGGGCCGGAGCCCACGGTCTCCCGATGTTTCGCCATCCGCTCCTTGCCGCCGGTGGTGCGCAGAAGCGTCCGATAATCTTCCTTCGACCAGTGCCAGTCCAGTCCCTGGGCCGCGAAAGTCTCGTTGAAGGCCTGCCGATGCACTTCCTCGGTTTCCGCCAAAGTGCCGTCAACGTCGAAGATCAGCGCCTTCAGCTCCATGTCCATTCCTCAACGATGCCGGGCAGGGCATTGAAATCGCTGAACTTCGCGGCATGCGGCAGATCTTCGACCGGGGTCTTGCGATAGCCCTCGGTATAGATCAGGAACGGCAGCCCCGCGTTTTGGGCGGTCTGTGCGTCGATCTCGCTGTCGCCGATGTACAGCGCATGGTCGCGGCCCAATAATCTTTGCGCCTCCTGCACCATCTCGGGGTTCGGCTTGCGCGTGGGCAGGCTGTCGCCGCCGATCACAAGCTGGAAATAATCGCTCAGACCGACATGGGCGATCGCCGCAAGCGCAGGCTTGTAGGGCTTGTTGGTGGTGATCGCCATCGGGCAGCCCATCGCCTGCAGACGTTGCAACGCTGTGATCACACCCGGGTAAAGCGTGTTGCCCGCGACATCGGTTTCATAGCGTCCGACAAGATCGGCATAGATCGCGTCGAAAAGCGGCCCTTCGGGATCTTCACCGGCGGTCGTCAGCAGGCAGCGCACCAGATGGGGCGCGCCCTGTCCGACGAAACTGCGGATCTGATCGAGGCTGAGGGGCGCGTAACCGCGTCCGGTCAGCACATCGTTCGAGACCTTGTGAATGGCGGGCGCCGAGTCGATCAGCGTGCCATCGAGATCGAAAATCAGCGCCGGCGCCATCAGTCTTTCCATTTGATCGAACACCCGAGCGAGGCGATCTGGTCGCGCGGTCCCTGACCCGTTTCGGCCACGCGCACCATCGCCTCGTAAAGTTCGCGCCGCGCATCGGCCGGGCCGGGCTGGCGCCCCGAAGCATCCAGACGCCCGCGATACTGCAACGCATCCTCGGCATTGAACCCGAAGAAATCCGGTGTGCAGATCGCATCGTA
This DNA window, taken from Rhodobacter capsulatus SB 1003, encodes the following:
- a CDS encoding 3-hydroxybutyrate dehydrogenase, translated to MSLKGKTAVITGSNSGIGLGVARELARAGADVVLNSFTDRPEDHALAAALGAEFGVTARYIKADMSQGAECRALVAQAGRCDILVNNAGIQHVAPVDQFPVEKWDAIIAINLSSAFHTTAAALPLMRAAGWGRVVNIASAHGLTASPFKSAYVAAKHGIVGFTKTVALETAEEPITCNAICPGYVLTPLVEAQIPDQMKVHGMDRETVIREVMLTRQPSKQFATVEQLGGTTVFLCAEAAAQITGTTISVDGGWTAL
- a CDS encoding DUF502 domain-containing protein — encoded protein: MTEHDPHPTPQEQLSLMPQPHKRGVLAGLRASFLTGLIVIAPIAATLWLMWTLAGMVDSWVLPFIPAHMRPETYVGTNLRGVGVVIFLLFTITVGALARNFIGRAVIRFGEALVDRMPVVRSVYNGVKQIAETVLSQGDTKFDRACLIDYPRPGLKAIAFVSARAKGEIALQGEAEDPLISVFLPTTPNPTSGFLLYLPESQITYLDMSVEDAAKLIISAGLVYPADKKPETPGKAAKKAA
- a CDS encoding pseudouridine-5'-phosphate glycosidase, producing MTALPLAFSPEVRAALDAGRPVVALESTIITHGMPFPQNLETARRVEAEVRSAGATPATIAVMGGRIHIGLTGAELEALARATGVMKLSRADLAFCLASGGIGATTVAATMICAHLAGIAVFATGGIGGVHRGAEESFDISADLTELGLTPVTVVAAGAKAILDLNKTLEVLETNGVPVIAFGQDDFPAFWSRSSGLRAPLRAETAAEIARAHLLRARLGLAGGQLVANPIPPEAEIPREAIVPVIETALAEAAAQGIAAKAVTPFLLSRIFELTEGRSLAANIALVLNNARLGAAIAREIAAER
- a CDS encoding PfkB family carbohydrate kinase — encoded protein: MKDTPDILCIGSVLWDIIGRAPVHMRAGSDVPGRITRLPGGVAMNIAMTLTRFGLRPAILTAIGRDTQGAELIQSAELMGIDCRFLYRSDDLPTDRYMAIEGANGLIAAIADAHSLEAAGDKILRPLTDGRLGSAAQPWAGPVALDGNLTQALLAEIARSPLFARADLRVAPASPGKAERLAPLLPHPRATIYVNREEAGILCQRDFTTAEAAAEGLLSRGASHVLVTDGGSAAADGSRGQGVITATPPEVLVTRVTGAGDTFMAAHLVAEREGADRETALDRALAAAARYVSGDKPT
- the rpsB gene encoding 30S ribosomal protein S2 — translated: MALPDFSLRQLLEAGVHYGHQTQRWNPRMAEFIYGERNGIHIIDLTQTVPMLDAALNVVRDTVAKGGRVLFVGTKRQAAKAVADAAEKCAQYYMNHRWLGGTLTNWKTVSQSIARLKQIDEIMASGAEGLTKKERLGMEREQAKLQASLGGIREMGGLPDLLFVIDVSKEDLAILEAQKLGIPVVAVVDTNCSPKGVDYIIPGNDDAARAIALYCDLVSRAALDGMSAQMGAAGVDLGALEEAPVEDVAEA
- the tsf gene encoding translation elongation factor Ts, whose product is MAVTAQMVKELRETTGAGMMDAKKALTECDGNMDAAIDWLRTKGLAKAAKKADRVAAEGLIGVAVTTGRGVAIEINSETDFVAKNTDFQALVRDVAKTALEVGESVEVVKAAALNGKTVDEVLGEAIARIGENMTFRRLHILEGDTIVSYVHNAAAPEMGKIGVLVALKGDAAKAQEIGKQFAMHIAATAPISLNEASLDPAVLERELQVQTAKALEENATSAKPKPEQVIHNNIIPGRMKKFLEEVTLVNQKFVMNPDVTVAQAATEAGVEITGFARLAVGEGVEKKEEDFAAEVAKMVGA
- a CDS encoding LuxR family transcriptional regulator, yielding MLDHLEQLLVADDVATIWSMHCAQMAKFGFDRLIYGFTRFRATQNLGSLDDTLILSNHDPAYLNSFLGAGLFSEAPMVKWALDSVGACSWRVVAERMAAGELTEGERRVIDLNRRFQVLAGYSIGFPDTSARAKGAIGLCAQPGLTQADVDAIWEEHGRDLRVLNSIMHLKISALPFSTTRRPLTSRQREVLEWVGDGKTSADIAQILGPTTATVEKHLRLAREALEVETTAQALLKASMQKQLFITSAP
- a CDS encoding TIGR01244 family sulfur transferase, which translates into the protein MDLRTLTPDFAVAPQIALDDIAEAARLGFRTLINNRPDEEVDAGLNAALQEAAAAAGLSYVHLPYYPGELSADLIAAFEAALAAAEAPVLAWCRSGTRSSHLWALSQAGRRPLDEILQTAQNAGYDLSALVPMLRAKAANSGFAV
- a CDS encoding HAD family hydrolase produces the protein MELKALIFDVDGTLAETEEVHRQAFNETFAAQGLDWHWSKEDYRTLLRTTGGKERMAKHRETVGSGPSDVDIAALHQAKTQRYVEIIASGQVGLLPGVAALIDRAKASGLRLAIATTTTRANVDALIAATFRRPAGDIFEVIAAGDEVAQKKPAPDVYLLALQGLGLPPAACLAFEDSRAGLASAKAAELRVVLTPSEYTRGDDFTAADWLIPDLTRAATKAIPELP
- a CDS encoding phosphoglycolate phosphatase produces the protein MAPALIFDLDGTLIDSAPAIHKVSNDVLTGRGYAPLSLDQIRSFVGQGAPHLVRCLLTTAGEDPEGPLFDAIYADLVGRYETDVAGNTLYPGVITALQRLQAMGCPMAITTNKPYKPALAAIAHVGLSDYFQLVIGGDSLPTRKPNPEMVQEAQRLLGRDHALYIGDSEIDAQTAQNAGLPFLIYTEGYRKTPVEDLPHAAKFSDFNALPGIVEEWTWS